In Streptomyces sclerotialus, one genomic interval encodes:
- the lysA gene encoding diaminopimelate decarboxylase produces the protein MSRSAHPAGPRHADVLPEGHYTAPPADLNDLDPRVWSRTVRRNADGVVTVGGLSVADLKEQFGTPAYFLDEDDFRARCRAWKDAFGDDADVFYAGKAFLSRAIVRWLHEEGLNLDVCSGGELATALAAGMPAERIALHGNNKSEDEIRRAVEAGVGRIVVDSFQEIARVAHIADQLGKRQAVQIRVTVGVEAHTHEFIATAHEDQKFGIALADGQAAEAVRRVLKLDGLELTGIHSHIGSQIFDMAGFEVSARRVVQLLAEVREEHGVELPEIDLGGGLGIAYTSDDDPREPHEIAKALGEIVRHECEAAGLAVPRLSVEPGRAIVGPTAFTLYEVGTVKELEGLRTYVSVDGGMSDNIRTALYDAEYSVALVSRASDAAPMLSRVVGKHCESGDIVVRDAFLPSDLAPGDLLAVPATGAYCRSMASNYNHALRPPVVAVSQGEARVIVRRETEEDLLRLDVG, from the coding sequence ATGAGCCGTTCCGCGCACCCCGCAGGGCCCCGCCACGCCGACGTACTGCCCGAGGGCCACTACACCGCTCCGCCCGCCGACCTGAACGACCTGGACCCGCGGGTCTGGTCCCGTACGGTGCGGCGCAACGCCGACGGTGTCGTCACCGTCGGCGGCCTCTCCGTCGCCGACCTGAAGGAGCAGTTCGGTACGCCTGCCTACTTCCTGGACGAGGACGATTTCCGGGCTCGGTGCCGGGCCTGGAAGGACGCCTTCGGGGACGATGCCGATGTCTTCTACGCCGGGAAGGCGTTCCTGTCGCGGGCCATCGTGCGGTGGCTGCACGAGGAGGGGCTGAACCTCGACGTCTGCTCCGGGGGCGAGCTGGCCACCGCGCTGGCGGCCGGGATGCCGGCGGAGCGGATCGCGCTGCACGGCAACAACAAGAGTGAGGACGAGATCCGGCGGGCCGTGGAGGCCGGGGTCGGGCGGATCGTCGTCGACTCGTTCCAGGAGATCGCGCGCGTCGCGCACATCGCCGACCAGCTGGGGAAGCGGCAGGCGGTGCAGATCCGGGTGACCGTGGGGGTGGAGGCGCACACGCACGAGTTCATCGCCACCGCGCACGAGGACCAGAAGTTCGGCATCGCGCTGGCCGACGGGCAGGCCGCGGAGGCCGTGCGCCGGGTGCTGAAGCTGGACGGGCTGGAGCTCACCGGCATCCACTCGCACATCGGGTCGCAGATCTTCGACATGGCCGGGTTCGAGGTGTCGGCGCGGCGAGTGGTGCAGCTGCTGGCCGAGGTGCGCGAGGAGCACGGGGTCGAGCTGCCGGAGATCGACCTGGGAGGCGGGCTCGGCATCGCCTACACCTCGGACGACGACCCCCGCGAGCCGCACGAGATCGCCAAGGCGCTGGGGGAGATCGTGCGGCACGAGTGCGAGGCCGCCGGGCTCGCCGTGCCCCGGCTGTCCGTCGAGCCCGGCCGCGCCATCGTGGGCCCGACCGCGTTCACGCTGTACGAGGTCGGCACGGTCAAGGAGCTGGAGGGCCTGCGGACGTACGTGAGCGTCGACGGCGGGATGTCGGACAATATCCGTACGGCGCTGTACGACGCGGAGTACAGCGTGGCGCTGGTCTCGCGGGCCTCGGACGCCGCGCCGATGCTCTCGCGGGTGGTCGGCAAGCACTGCGAGAGCGGTGACATCGTCGTGCGGGACGCGTTCCTGCCGTCGGACCTCGCGCCGGGTGACCTGCTGGCCGTGCCGGCGACCGGTGCGTACTGCCGGTCGATGGCCAGCAACTACAACCACGCGCTGCGGCCGCCGGTCGTGGCGGTGAGCCAGGGCGAGGCCCGGGTGATTGTCCGGCGTGAGACGGAGGAAGATCTCCTGCGGCTCGATGTCGGATAA
- a CDS encoding homoserine dehydrogenase — MMRTRPLKVALLGCGVVGSEVARIMTTHADDLTARIGAPVELAGIAVRRPDRVREGVPAELVTTDATALVKRGDIDVVIEVIGGIEPARKLILTAFEQGASVVSANKALVAADGAALHAAAEEHGADLYYEAAVAGAIPLVRPLRESLAGDKVNRVLGIVNGTTNFILDKMDTSGAGYSEALDEATALGYAEADPTADVEGFDAAAKAAILAGIAFHTRVTIDDVHREGITEVTAADIASAKRMGCTVKLLAICERAADGASVTARVHPAMIPLTHPLASVREAYNAVFVESEAAGQLMFYGPGAGGSPTASAVLGDLVAVCRNKLSEATGPGESAYTQLPVSPMGEVVTRYHISLDVADKPGVLAQVAMVFAEHGVSIDTVRQQGRPDGGGEASLVVVTHRAADAALSSTVEALRNLDTVRDVASIMRVEGE; from the coding sequence ATGATGCGTACGCGTCCGCTGAAGGTGGCGCTCCTGGGCTGTGGTGTGGTCGGCTCAGAGGTGGCGCGCATCATGACGACGCACGCTGACGACCTCACAGCCCGGATCGGCGCGCCGGTGGAGCTCGCGGGCATCGCCGTGCGCCGGCCGGACCGGGTCCGCGAGGGCGTGCCCGCCGAGCTGGTCACCACGGACGCGACCGCGCTGGTCAAGCGCGGGGACATTGATGTCGTGATCGAGGTCATCGGGGGCATCGAGCCGGCCAGGAAGCTCATCCTCACCGCCTTCGAGCAGGGCGCGAGCGTCGTCTCCGCCAACAAGGCACTGGTCGCGGCGGACGGCGCGGCGCTGCACGCGGCCGCCGAGGAGCACGGCGCCGACCTGTACTACGAGGCCGCCGTGGCCGGCGCGATCCCGCTGGTCCGGCCGCTGCGCGAGTCGCTGGCCGGGGACAAGGTCAACCGGGTGCTCGGCATCGTGAACGGGACGACCAACTTCATCCTCGACAAGATGGACACCAGCGGGGCCGGGTACAGCGAGGCGCTGGACGAGGCCACCGCGCTCGGTTACGCCGAGGCCGACCCGACCGCGGACGTCGAGGGCTTCGACGCCGCCGCCAAGGCCGCCATCCTCGCCGGTATCGCCTTCCACACCCGGGTGACCATCGACGACGTGCACCGCGAGGGCATCACCGAGGTCACCGCGGCCGACATCGCCTCCGCCAAGCGCATGGGCTGCACGGTCAAGCTGCTGGCGATCTGTGAGCGGGCCGCTGACGGTGCCTCGGTCACCGCGCGGGTCCACCCGGCGATGATCCCGCTGACGCACCCGCTGGCGTCCGTACGGGAGGCCTACAATGCCGTCTTCGTGGAGTCGGAGGCGGCGGGCCAGCTGATGTTCTACGGGCCCGGCGCCGGCGGCTCGCCGACCGCCTCGGCCGTCCTCGGCGACCTCGTCGCGGTCTGCCGCAACAAGCTCAGCGAGGCCACCGGGCCCGGCGAGTCCGCGTACACGCAGCTGCCGGTCAGCCCCATGGGTGAGGTCGTCACCCGCTACCACATCAGCCTCGATGTGGCCGACAAACCCGGCGTCCTGGCCCAGGTCGCCATGGTCTTCGCCGAGCACGGCGTATCGATCGATACGGTCCGTCAGCAAGGCCGGCCGGACGGAGGCGGCGAGGCGTCCCTCGTCGTCGTCACCCACCGCGCTGCCGACGCCGCGCTGTCCTCGACCGTCGAGGCACTGCGCAATCTGGACACCGTCCGGGACGTCGCCAGCATCATGCGGGTCGAAGGGGAGTAA
- the thrC gene encoding threonine synthase, giving the protein MSAITSAGTTHQWRGIIEEYRDRLPVKDTTEVVTLREGGTPLVPAQVLSERTGCEVHLKVEGANPTGSFKDRGMTMAITRAKEEGAQAVICASTGNTSASAAAYAVRARMVSAVLVPQGKIALGKMGQALVHGAKILQVDGNFDDCLTLARGLSEKYPVALVNSVNPVRIEGQKTAAFEIVDMLGDAPDIHVLPVGNAGNITAYWKGYKEYAADGISSRAPRMWGFQASGSAPIVRGEVVKDPSTIATAIRIGNPASWSFAEAARDESGGAIDEVTDRQILAAYRLLASQEGVFVEPASAASVAGLLKAAEEGRVDPGQKIVCTVTGNGLKDPDWAVAGAPQPVTVPVDADAAAERLGLA; this is encoded by the coding sequence ATGTCTGCCATTACCAGTGCCGGTACCACCCACCAGTGGCGCGGCATCATCGAGGAGTACCGCGACCGCCTGCCGGTCAAGGACACGACCGAGGTCGTCACCCTTCGCGAGGGCGGTACGCCTCTCGTACCGGCGCAGGTGCTCTCCGAGCGCACCGGCTGTGAGGTGCACCTCAAGGTCGAGGGTGCCAACCCCACCGGTTCCTTCAAGGACCGCGGCATGACGATGGCCATCACCCGGGCCAAGGAGGAGGGCGCGCAGGCCGTCATCTGCGCCTCCACGGGCAACACTTCGGCCTCCGCCGCTGCGTACGCCGTGCGGGCCCGTATGGTCAGCGCCGTCCTCGTCCCGCAGGGCAAGATCGCGCTGGGCAAGATGGGCCAGGCCCTGGTGCACGGGGCGAAGATCCTGCAGGTCGACGGGAATTTCGACGACTGTCTGACGCTGGCGCGCGGACTGTCGGAGAAGTATCCGGTCGCACTTGTGAACTCCGTCAACCCGGTGCGCATCGAGGGCCAGAAGACCGCGGCCTTCGAGATCGTGGACATGCTCGGCGACGCGCCCGACATCCACGTGCTGCCCGTCGGCAACGCCGGGAACATCACCGCGTACTGGAAGGGCTACAAGGAGTACGCGGCCGACGGGATCTCCTCCCGGGCGCCTCGCATGTGGGGTTTCCAGGCGTCCGGCAGCGCGCCGATCGTGCGCGGCGAGGTGGTCAAGGACCCGAGCACGATCGCCACCGCGATCCGCATCGGCAACCCGGCCTCCTGGTCCTTCGCGGAGGCCGCGCGGGACGAGTCGGGCGGCGCCATCGACGAGGTGACCGACCGTCAGATCCTCGCTGCCTACCGCCTGTTGGCCTCACAGGAGGGGGTCTTCGTGGAGCCCGCCTCGGCTGCTTCGGTGGCCGGTCTGCTGAAGGCCGCCGAGGAGGGCAGGGTCGACCCGGGCCAGAAGATCGTCTGCACCGTGACCGGCAACGGTCTGAAGGACCCGGACTGGGCGGTGGCCGGCGCGCCGCAGCCCGTGACGGTGCCGGTCGACGCGGACGCCGCCGCCGAGCGCCTGGGCCTGGCGTAA
- the thrB gene encoding homoserine kinase encodes MAGPAFRAAAVRVRTPATSANLGPGFDALGLSLGLYDDVVVRVADSGLHIDIAGEGADNLPRDESHLLVRSLRTAFDLLGGQPRGLEVVCANRIPHGRGLGSSSAAICAGIMAARAVTIGGEQKLDDAGLLELATEIEGHPDNVAACLLGGFTLSWMDAGAARAIRMDPADSVVPVVFVPGKPVLTETARGLLPRTVPHGDAAANAGRAALLVEALTRRPELLLAATEDRLHQEYRAPAMPESIALVNRLRADGVPAVVSGAGPTVLALVEEGAADKVACLAGEGWAANRLSLDAAGTSVLPLAG; translated from the coding sequence ATGGCCGGTCCAGCGTTCCGCGCCGCCGCCGTCCGGGTGCGCACCCCCGCCACCAGCGCCAATCTCGGTCCCGGCTTCGACGCCCTCGGCCTGTCCCTGGGTCTGTACGACGACGTCGTAGTACGTGTCGCCGACTCCGGACTGCACATCGACATCGCGGGTGAGGGTGCCGACAACCTGCCGCGCGACGAGAGCCACCTGCTCGTACGGTCCCTGCGCACCGCGTTCGACCTGCTGGGCGGCCAGCCGCGCGGCCTGGAGGTCGTCTGCGCCAACCGCATCCCGCACGGCCGTGGCCTGGGCTCCTCCTCCGCGGCCATCTGCGCCGGCATCATGGCGGCCCGCGCCGTGACGATAGGCGGCGAGCAGAAGCTCGACGACGCCGGGCTGCTGGAACTGGCCACCGAGATCGAGGGCCATCCCGACAACGTCGCCGCCTGCCTGCTCGGCGGGTTCACCCTGTCCTGGATGGACGCCGGCGCGGCCCGTGCCATCAGGATGGACCCCGCCGATTCCGTCGTTCCGGTGGTTTTCGTACCGGGTAAGCCGGTGCTCACCGAGACCGCGCGCGGCCTGCTGCCGCGCACCGTCCCGCACGGTGACGCCGCGGCGAACGCCGGTCGCGCCGCACTGCTCGTCGAGGCCCTGACCAGGCGCCCCGAGCTGCTGCTCGCCGCGACCGAGGACCGACTTCACCAGGAGTACCGCGCGCCGGCCATGCCGGAGAGCATCGCCCTGGTGAACCGACTGCGCGCGGACGGCGTCCCCGCGGTCGTGTCCGGCGCGGGCCCGACGGTGCTCGCGTTGGTCGAGGAGGGAGCGGCCGACAAGGTCGCGTGCCTGGCGGGCGAGGGATGGGCGGCCAACCGGCTCTCCCTCGACGCAGCGGGAACGAGCGTGCTGCCGCTCGCCGGGTGA
- the rho gene encoding transcription termination factor Rho encodes MSDTTDLMGVRTDGDAAAPATDAPAAPATGAATGASRRRRSGTGLEGMVLAELQQVASSLGIKGTARMRKSQLIEVIKEKQAAGGAGAAKAAEAPAEAPAEAKPKRRATSKARTGEAAADKSAEKGAEKPAKAEKAADTAAGQQQIEIPGQGAGDEQPAGERRRRRATAAAGSPESAAGEARDGSRGEAKAEPKTEVKDGQKDGSGQDGEGRKGGEGRQDRGDRQDRGDRQDRGQKGDRGRGRDRDRRKNNDGNDGGGQQGGGNRQQGGGNRQDDFDDEGQGGRRGRRGRYRDRRGRRGRDDFGAEPQVAEDDVLIPVAGILDILDNYAFIRTSGYLPGPNDVYVSLAQVRKNGLRKGDHVTGAVRQPREGERREKFNALVRLDSVNSVAPEQGRGRPEFGKLTPLYPQERLRLEGEAGQLTTRIIDLVSPIGKGQRGLIVAPPKTGKTMIMQAVANAITRNNPECHLMVVLVDERPEEVTDMQRSVKGEVISSTFDRPAEDHTTVAELAIERAKRLVELGHDVVVLLDSITRLGRAYNLAAPASGRILSGGVDSTALYPPKRFFGAARNIEDGGSLTILATALVETGSRMDEVIFEEFKGTGNMELKLDRKLADKRIFPAVDVDASGTRKEEILMSSDELSIVWKLRRVLHALDQQQAIELLLDKMKQTKSNAEFLLQIQKTTPTPGNGND; translated from the coding sequence GTGAGCGACACCACCGATCTGATGGGCGTACGCACCGATGGCGATGCCGCAGCGCCCGCCACGGACGCTCCCGCCGCGCCTGCCACCGGGGCCGCCACTGGTGCCTCGCGGCGACGCCGTTCCGGCACCGGCCTCGAGGGCATGGTCCTGGCCGAGCTGCAGCAGGTAGCCTCCAGCCTCGGCATCAAGGGCACCGCGCGGATGCGCAAGAGCCAGCTCATCGAGGTCATCAAGGAGAAGCAGGCCGCCGGCGGGGCCGGTGCGGCCAAGGCCGCCGAAGCGCCTGCCGAGGCGCCCGCCGAGGCCAAGCCGAAGCGCCGGGCGACCTCCAAGGCCCGTACCGGCGAGGCCGCGGCCGACAAGAGCGCCGAGAAGGGCGCCGAGAAGCCCGCCAAGGCGGAGAAGGCCGCGGACACCGCCGCCGGCCAGCAGCAGATCGAGATCCCCGGCCAGGGCGCCGGCGACGAGCAGCCGGCCGGCGAGCGCCGCCGGCGGCGCGCCACCGCCGCGGCCGGCAGCCCCGAGTCCGCCGCCGGCGAGGCCAGGGACGGATCCCGTGGCGAGGCCAAGGCCGAGCCGAAGACCGAGGTCAAGGACGGCCAGAAGGACGGGTCCGGCCAGGACGGCGAGGGCCGCAAGGGCGGCGAGGGCCGCCAGGACCGCGGCGACCGCCAGGACCGGGGTGACCGCCAGGACCGCGGCCAGAAGGGCGACCGCGGCCGGGGCCGCGACCGTGACCGCCGCAAGAACAACGACGGCAACGACGGCGGCGGCCAGCAGGGCGGCGGCAACCGCCAGCAGGGCGGCGGCAACCGCCAGGACGACTTCGACGACGAGGGCCAGGGCGGCCGCCGTGGCCGCCGGGGCCGTTACCGCGACCGCCGCGGCCGTCGCGGCCGGGACGACTTCGGTGCCGAGCCGCAGGTCGCCGAGGACGACGTCCTGATCCCCGTCGCGGGCATCCTGGACATCCTCGACAACTACGCGTTCATCCGGACCTCCGGCTACCTCCCGGGCCCGAACGACGTGTACGTCTCCCTCGCCCAGGTCCGCAAGAACGGCCTCCGCAAGGGTGACCACGTCACCGGTGCGGTCCGGCAGCCCCGCGAGGGCGAGCGCCGGGAGAAGTTCAACGCGCTCGTGCGGCTGGACTCCGTCAACTCCGTCGCCCCCGAACAGGGCCGCGGCCGACCGGAGTTCGGCAAGCTGACGCCCCTGTACCCGCAGGAGCGGCTGCGCCTGGAGGGCGAGGCCGGCCAGCTGACCACGCGGATCATCGACCTCGTGTCGCCGATCGGCAAGGGCCAGCGCGGTCTGATCGTGGCCCCGCCGAAGACCGGTAAGACCATGATCATGCAGGCGGTCGCCAACGCGATCACCCGCAACAACCCCGAGTGCCACCTGATGGTCGTCCTCGTCGACGAGCGTCCGGAAGAGGTCACCGACATGCAGCGGTCGGTCAAGGGCGAGGTCATCTCCTCGACCTTCGACCGCCCGGCCGAGGACCACACCACCGTCGCCGAGCTCGCCATCGAGCGGGCCAAGCGCCTGGTGGAGCTGGGCCACGACGTCGTCGTCCTGCTGGACTCCATCACCCGTCTGGGCCGCGCGTACAACCTCGCGGCGCCCGCCTCCGGCCGCATCCTGTCCGGTGGTGTCGACTCGACCGCGCTGTACCCCCCGAAGCGTTTCTTCGGTGCCGCGCGCAACATCGAGGACGGCGGCTCACTGACCATCCTGGCCACCGCGCTGGTCGAGACCGGCTCGCGGATGGACGAGGTGATCTTCGAGGAGTTCAAGGGCACCGGCAACATGGAGCTCAAGCTCGACCGGAAGCTCGCGGACAAGCGCATCTTCCCCGCGGTGGACGTGGATGCGTCCGGTACGCGCAAGGAAGAGATCCTGATGTCCAGCGACGAGCTGTCGATCGTGTGGAAGCTGCGCCGGGTGCTGCACGCCCTGGACCAGCAGCAGGCCATCGAGCTGCTGCTGGACAAGATGAAGCAGACGAAGTCCAACGCGGAGTTCCTGCTGCAGATCCAGAAGACGACGCCGACCCCGGGCAACGGCAACGACTGA
- a CDS encoding LCP family protein, which translates to MADSSRAARTAEGRSRGIRATGRRRKGPTRRRRALTIALCALVSCVLLGGAGLGYVYYQLNGNLKGVDIDAALGADRPDDVDNGSMDILVLGSDSRAGDNAKYGSDGGGARSDTAMVVHVYKGHKKASVVSIPRDTLISRPSCTKGGQETPPAQHVMFNTAYEVGGPACAVKTVESMSGIRMDHFVEVDFSGFKKLITALGGVDITTTKPIHDPDSHLDLDPGTHKLDGEQALGLVRTRHGVPGGDGSDLGRIQLQQTFIKALMDQFKQLGVTSSPTKLYDIADTATKAITTDTRLNSVNALVDLAKSVGGIGSNHIDMATLPVTYDPQNPNRVLPLEAANKQVWKALREDRAIPESALKDSAGDKGGTSNYVR; encoded by the coding sequence ATGGCGGACAGCAGCAGGGCCGCGCGGACGGCCGAGGGCCGTTCCCGCGGCATACGCGCCACCGGCCGCCGGCGCAAGGGACCCACGAGGCGCCGCAGGGCGCTGACGATCGCACTGTGTGCCCTGGTGAGCTGCGTACTGCTGGGCGGCGCGGGCCTCGGGTACGTCTACTACCAGCTCAACGGCAACCTCAAGGGCGTCGACATCGACGCGGCCCTGGGCGCCGACCGCCCGGACGACGTCGACAACGGGTCGATGGACATCCTGGTGCTCGGCTCGGACTCCCGGGCCGGGGACAACGCCAAGTACGGCTCCGACGGGGGCGGCGCCCGCTCCGACACCGCGATGGTGGTGCACGTCTACAAGGGCCACAAGAAGGCCAGCGTGGTCTCCATCCCCCGGGACACCCTGATCTCGCGGCCTTCGTGCACCAAGGGCGGCCAGGAGACGCCGCCGGCGCAGCACGTCATGTTCAACACCGCCTACGAGGTCGGCGGCCCGGCCTGTGCCGTCAAGACGGTGGAGTCCATGAGCGGCATCCGTATGGACCATTTCGTCGAGGTCGACTTCAGCGGCTTCAAGAAGCTGATCACCGCCCTCGGCGGCGTCGACATCACCACGACGAAGCCCATCCACGACCCGGACAGCCACCTCGACCTGGACCCCGGTACGCACAAGCTGGACGGCGAGCAGGCCCTCGGCCTGGTCCGCACCCGGCACGGCGTGCCCGGCGGTGACGGCAGTGACCTGGGCCGCATCCAGCTCCAGCAGACCTTCATCAAGGCGCTGATGGACCAGTTCAAGCAGCTGGGCGTGACGTCGAGCCCGACGAAGCTGTACGACATCGCGGACACCGCCACCAAGGCGATCACCACCGACACCCGGCTGAACTCGGTCAACGCGCTGGTCGACCTGGCCAAGAGCGTGGGCGGCATCGGCTCGAACCACATCGACATGGCGACGCTGCCGGTGACGTACGACCCGCAGAACCCGAACCGGGTGCTGCCGCTGGAGGCCGCGAACAAGCAGGTCTGGAAGGCGCTGCGGGAGGACAGGGCGATCCCGGAGTCGGCCCTGAAGGACTCGGCCGGCGACAAGGGCGGCACGAGCAACTACGTACGGTGA
- the rpmE gene encoding 50S ribosomal protein L31 → MKRDIHPEYVETQVSCTCGASFTTRSTVADGTIRADVCSECHPFYTGKQKILDTGGRVARFEARFGKNAGSGKK, encoded by the coding sequence TTGAAGCGCGACATCCACCCGGAGTACGTCGAGACCCAGGTCAGCTGCACCTGTGGCGCCTCGTTCACCACCCGTAGCACCGTTGCGGACGGCACCATCCGTGCCGACGTCTGCTCCGAGTGCCACCCGTTCTACACGGGCAAGCAGAAGATCCTCGACACCGGTGGCCGCGTGGCCCGCTTCGAGGCCCGCTTCGGCAAGAACGCCGGGTCCGGCAAGAAGTAG
- the prfA gene encoding peptide chain release factor 1 produces the protein MFEAVEELIGEHADLEKRLADPAVHADQREAMRLNKRYAELTPIIATYRAWKQTGDDIETARELAADDPDFAEEVKEGEVRREELTDKLRLLLVPRDPSDDKDVILEVKAGEGGEESALFAGDLLRMYLRYAERIGWKTEILDANESDLGGYKDVQVAVKTKGQTEPGQGVWARLKYEGGVHRVQRVPATESQGRIHTSAAGVLVTPEAEEVEVEIGPNDLRIDVYRSSGPGGQSVNTTDSAVRITHLPTGIVVSCQNEKSQLQNKEQALRILRSRLLAAAQEEAEREASDARRSQVRTVDRSERIRTYNFPENRISDHRVGFKAYNLDQVLDGELDPVIQACVDADSAAKLAAAQ, from the coding sequence ATGTTCGAGGCGGTCGAGGAACTGATCGGCGAACACGCCGACCTCGAGAAGCGGCTCGCCGACCCCGCGGTCCACGCCGACCAGCGCGAGGCGATGCGGCTCAACAAGCGTTACGCCGAACTGACCCCGATCATCGCCACGTACCGTGCCTGGAAGCAGACCGGCGACGACATCGAGACGGCCCGCGAACTGGCCGCCGACGACCCCGACTTCGCCGAGGAGGTCAAGGAGGGGGAGGTCCGCCGCGAGGAGCTGACCGACAAGCTCCGGCTGCTGCTCGTCCCGCGCGACCCCAGCGACGACAAGGACGTGATCCTGGAGGTCAAGGCCGGTGAGGGCGGCGAGGAGTCCGCGCTGTTCGCCGGCGACCTGCTGCGGATGTACCTGCGCTACGCCGAGCGGATCGGGTGGAAGACCGAGATCCTCGACGCCAACGAGTCCGACCTCGGCGGCTACAAGGACGTCCAGGTCGCCGTGAAGACCAAGGGCCAGACCGAGCCCGGCCAGGGCGTGTGGGCCCGCCTGAAGTACGAGGGCGGCGTGCACCGCGTGCAGCGGGTGCCCGCGACCGAGTCGCAGGGCCGCATCCACACCTCCGCCGCCGGCGTGCTCGTCACGCCCGAGGCCGAGGAGGTCGAGGTCGAGATCGGCCCGAACGACCTGCGGATCGACGTGTACCGCTCGTCGGGCCCCGGCGGCCAGTCGGTCAACACCACCGACTCCGCCGTGCGCATCACCCACCTGCCCACCGGCATCGTCGTCTCCTGCCAGAACGAGAAGAGCCAGCTGCAGAACAAGGAGCAGGCGCTCCGCATCCTGCGCTCCCGGCTGCTCGCGGCGGCGCAGGAGGAGGCCGAGCGGGAGGCGTCGGACGCCCGTCGCAGTCAGGTCCGTACGGTCGACCGCTCCGAGCGCATCCGGACATACAACTTCCCGGAAAACCGGATCTCCGACCACCGGGTGGGCTTCAAGGCGTACAACTTGGACCAAGTGCTGGACGGCGAGCTCGACCCGGTGATCCAGGCCTGCGTGGACGCCGACTCGGCGGCCAAGCTCGCCGCCGCCCAGTAA
- the prmC gene encoding peptide chain release factor N(5)-glutamine methyltransferase, whose product MLLAEVAQATQRLADAGVPSPRFDAEELAAHVHGVKRSQLHMVADADFDARYWEAIARREAREPLQHITGRAFFRYLELHVGPGVFVPRPETESVVGWAIDAVRAMDVVEPLIVDLCTGSGAIALALAQEVPRSRVHAVELSEDALVWTRKNVEGSRVVLHQGDALTALPELDGQVDLVVSNPPYIPLTEWEHVAPEARDHDPELALFSGEDGLDTIRGIERTAHRLLRPGGVVVIEHADTQGGQVPWIFTEERGWADAADHPDLNNRPRFATARRATP is encoded by the coding sequence GTGCTGCTCGCCGAGGTGGCCCAGGCGACCCAGCGGCTGGCCGACGCCGGCGTGCCCTCGCCGCGCTTCGACGCCGAGGAGCTCGCCGCCCACGTGCACGGCGTCAAGCGGTCCCAGCTGCACATGGTGGCCGACGCGGACTTCGACGCCCGGTACTGGGAGGCGATCGCCCGCCGCGAGGCCCGCGAGCCGCTCCAGCACATCACCGGGCGCGCGTTCTTCCGGTACCTGGAGCTGCACGTCGGCCCCGGCGTGTTCGTGCCCCGGCCGGAGACCGAGTCGGTGGTGGGCTGGGCGATAGACGCCGTCCGCGCGATGGACGTCGTCGAGCCGCTCATCGTCGACCTGTGCACCGGCTCCGGTGCCATCGCGCTCGCGCTCGCCCAGGAGGTGCCGCGCTCGCGGGTGCACGCCGTGGAGCTGTCCGAGGACGCCCTGGTGTGGACACGCAAGAACGTCGAGGGGTCCCGCGTCGTTCTCCATCAGGGCGACGCGCTGACCGCGCTGCCCGAGCTGGACGGCCAGGTGGACCTGGTCGTCTCCAATCCGCCGTACATCCCGCTGACCGAGTGGGAGCACGTCGCACCGGAGGCGCGCGACCACGACCCCGAGCTCGCGCTCTTCTCCGGCGAGGACGGCCTGGACACCATCCGGGGCATCGAGCGCACCGCACACCGCCTGCTGCGGCCCGGCGGCGTCGTCGTGATCGAACACGCCGACACCCAGGGCGGCCAGGTGCCGTGGATCTTCACCGAGGAGCGCGGCTGGGCGGACGCGGCCGACCACCCCGACCTGAACAACCGGCCACGCTTCGCGACCGCCCGCAGGGCGACGCCGTGA
- a CDS encoding L-threonylcarbamoyladenylate synthase, whose protein sequence is MARRYDCSDATDRATGLREAASAVRRGELVVLPTDTVYGIGADAFSSEAVGDLLEAKGRGRNMPSPVLVGSPNTLHGLVTDFSEQAWELVDAFWPGALTLVARHQPSLTWDLGETRGTVAVRMPLHPVAIELLTEFGPMAVSSANLTGHPSPQDCDAAQEMLGDSVSVYLDGGPTPAAVPSSIVDVTGRIPRLLRAGAIDADELRKVVPELEVAN, encoded by the coding sequence ATGGCACGGCGATACGACTGCAGCGACGCGACCGACCGCGCGACCGGCCTGCGTGAGGCCGCCTCGGCGGTCCGGCGCGGGGAGCTGGTCGTGCTGCCGACCGACACCGTCTACGGGATCGGCGCGGACGCCTTCAGCTCGGAGGCCGTCGGCGACCTCCTGGAGGCCAAGGGCCGCGGCCGCAACATGCCCTCGCCGGTCCTCGTCGGCTCCCCGAACACCCTGCACGGCCTGGTCACCGACTTCTCCGAGCAGGCCTGGGAGCTGGTCGACGCCTTCTGGCCCGGCGCCCTCACCCTGGTCGCCCGGCACCAGCCGTCGCTGACCTGGGACCTGGGGGAGACCCGCGGCACGGTGGCGGTACGGATGCCGCTGCACCCCGTCGCCATCGAGCTGCTGACCGAGTTCGGCCCGATGGCCGTCTCCAGCGCCAACCTCACGGGCCACCCCTCCCCGCAGGACTGCGACGCCGCCCAGGAGATGCTGGGCGACTCCGTCTCCGTGTACCTGGACGGCGGGCCCACCCCGGCCGCCGTGCCGTCCTCCATCGTCGACGTGACCGGCAGGATCCCGCGGCTGCTCCGGGCCGGCGCGATCGACGCCGACGAGCTCCGCAAGGTCGTACCCGAGCTCGAGGTGGCCAATTGA